Proteins co-encoded in one Quercus robur chromosome 8, dhQueRobu3.1, whole genome shotgun sequence genomic window:
- the LOC126694075 gene encoding disease resistance protein RPM1-like: protein MAEMVLFPLINRLIFLLTHEAKLLGGIHEEVSDIKDELIFLINMSHGHGSPVREETSPYFRRSLVESTFPSPMLSHSDSESPLFFPDNKSPKFSRSNSIGLLFPSVRSETTDSSQNDEEIIQNPTEPSFSHLFPPSNTTSDSETASSICDYGPTNLSISLLFPANKSETENENETEAEPETSSLSFTGSTPNLSQFYLSHSIMQFFPPARSPSQTDSSENYEIIPTDSHGYVCNGTPPAPAPIPKFSHFNSIESFFPPAAKTLVKQVRDVVFRIDVAIDQYLLHMAQHNPHRRGFTGFVHKTTHYLKTLKPRHKIAYEIQKIKASILKIKERTERYHFKSIVHGLSSRAPNVRWYDPRKASLYLDDTDIVGIEFHRDNLISWLVKGLPHHIIMLSILGMGGLGKTTLAKKVYDHQTVRGHFDCQAWISVSQSYNIEDLLRSMIKQFCEVKMKSPLLGMDLMDEESLILSLRNYLQQKRYVVVFDDIRKIDFWEDIKHVLPDNSKASRIIITTRKCEVVNFCKKSCPVYVHQLQPLPPRKAWELFCKRAFRNDFGGHCPLELEELSQEIVEKCQGLQLAINSIGGLLSTKHKTMSEWRNLHDNLAYESGTNPHLAGVHKVLSLSYEDLPYHLKSCLLYFGMYPENFRISCRTLIRQWIAEGFVNEIKDKTLEEIGQEYLIELIDKSLVQVLEVDVGGEVIVCGIHDLLHEIILQKMEDLGFCHVLSKGESSYEEPTRRMSVHRVSYGVLQRFKKSPIHSLLFFNINELPESFMSSFLKNFKLMKVLDFESTLLDHLPEDVGNLFHLKYLNLNGTKVKTLPKSIVKLQNLETLSLEQTLIQEVPFAINKLHKLRCLLAYYFDDNMDISLNILRGVKIHGSIGCLKALGNLQYVDANLGGVKLVEDLGKLSQLKDLGLVNLTKETGRALCTSIENMNSLTDLYVSLINEDEVVDLQPISSPPKCLRKISMKGRLAKLPDWISELQHLVSINFYWTRLSDDPFKAFQNLPNLAELILEMEAYNGEQLQIRKGGFPKLKVLGLADLTELISLNIYKEALPLLEKLSIERCPQLMEVPSGVQHLRNLSELIFTDMPSEFEQSLDPKQGSHYWIIEHVPFIFLRHKVHKGIFGYETHNLSSKYLERSKGTTINQVDVTNNNNGNDINASDDKG, encoded by the coding sequence ATGGCGGAGATGGTACTATTTCCTCTTATCAATAGGCTGATTTTCTTATTGACCCACGAAGCAAAACTGCTAGGAGGCATCCATGAAGAAGTATCTGACATCAAAGATGAACTGATTTTCTTAATCAACATGTCTCACGGCCATGGTAGTCCAGTTCGTGAAGAAACAAGTCCATATTTTAGACGGTCGCTGGTAGAGTCAACTTTCCCATCACCTATGTTGTCACACTCGGACTCAGAGTCTCCATTATTCTTCCCTGACAACAAGTCTCCAAAATTCTCTCGTTCCAATTCCATAGGGTTACTCTTCCCATCAGTCAGGTCTGAAACAACGGACAGTTCCCAAAATGATgaagaaataattcaaaatcCCACGGAACCCTCATTTTCGCATTTATTTCCACCATCCAATACCACATCGGACTCGGAAACTGCCAGTTCAATATGTGATTATGGACCAACAAATCTTTCCATTTCATTACTCTTTCCTGCCAACAAGTCTGAGACTGAGAATGAGAATGAGACTGAGGCCGAGCCTGAGACAAGTAGTTTATCATTCACTGGAAGCACTCCAAATTTGTCGCAATTCTATCTGTCTCATTCCATAATGCAATTCTTCCCACCAGCCAGGTCTCCAAGTCAAACAGACAGTTCcgaaaattatgaaataattcCAACTGATTCCCATGGTTATGTATGTAACGGAACACCTCCAGCTCCAGCTCCAATTCCAAAATTCTCTCATTTCAATTCCATAGAGTCATTCTTCCCACCTGCAGCCAAAACATTGGTGAAACAAGTAAGAGATGTAGTTTTCCGCATAGACGTTGCCATTGACCAATACTTGCTTCACATGGCACAACACAATCCTCACCGACGTGGCTTCACTGGTTTTGTCCATAAAACTACTCACTATCTCAAAACATTGAAACCCCGCCATAAGATAGCATATGAGATTCAAAAGATCAAAGcatcaattctaaaaattaaggaAAGGACTGAAAGATATCACTTCAAATCCATTGTTCATGGATTGAGTAGCCGTGCTCCAAATGTTAGGTGGTATGATCCTCGAAAAGCTTCCCTTTATCTTGATGATACTGACATTGTGGGAATTGAATTTCATAGAGATAATTTGATTAGCTGGTTGGTAAAAGGACTGCCACATCACATAATTATGCTTTCGATATTGGGAATGGGGGGACTGGGCAAGACCACTCTTGCCAAGAAAGTCTACGACCACCAAACTGTGAGAGGACACTTTGACTGCCAGGCTTGGATCTCGGTTTCTCAATCATACAACATTGAAGATCTACTAAGGAGCATGATAAAGCAATTTTGTGAGGTGAAAATGAAGAGTCCTCTTCTGGGAATGGACTTAATGGATGAGGAGTCCTTGATATTAAGCTTAAGGAATTACTTGCAGCAAAAGAGGTATGTGGTTGTATTTGATGATATacgaaaaatagatttttgggAGGATATAAAACATGTTTTACCTGATAATAGCAAAGCTTCTAGAATAATTATCACAACACGTAAGTGTGAAGTAgttaatttttgcaaaaaatcTTGTCCTGTCTATGTTCATCAATTACAACCACTGCCTCCTAGGAAGGCATGGGAGCTCTTTTGCAAAAGAGCATTCCGAAATGACTTTGGAGGACATTGCCCCTTAGAGTTAGAGGAATTGTCTCAAGAAATTGTTGAGAAATGCCAAGGATTACAACTAGCAATTAATTCTATAGGTGGTCTATTATCAACTAAACACAAAACCATGTCTGAATGGAGAAACTTGCATGACAACCTTGCCTATGAGTCAGGAACAAATCCCCATCTTGCTGGTGTCCACAAAGTTCTATCCTTAAGTTATGAAGACTTACCATACCATCTTAAATCTTGTCTCTTATACTTTGGCATGTATCCAGAGAATTTTCGTATTTCATGTAGAACATTGATTCGACAATGGATAGCCGAAGGCTTTGTCAACGAAATAAAGGATAAAACATTGGAAGAGATCGGCCAAGAATACTTGATTGAGCTTATTGACAAAAGCTTGGTTCAAGTATTAGAGGTTGATGTTGGTGGAGAAGTTATAGTGTGTGGAATCCATGACCTATTGCATGAGATCATATTACAAAAGATGGAAGATTTAggtttttgtcatgttttgtcaAAAGGGGAGTCAAGTTATGAAGAACCAACTCGACGTATGTCAGTCCATAGAGTTTCATATGGTGTCTTGCAAAGATTTAAGAAATCTCCCATCCATTCTCTTTTATTCTTCAATATTAATGAATTGCCCGAATCCTTTATgagttcatttttaaaaaatttcaagcttATGAAAGTATTGGATTTTGAGAGTACTCTATTGGATCATCTTCCTGAAGATGTGgggaatttatttcatttaaagtATTTAAACTTGAATGGTACAAAAGTAAAGACTCTTCCAAAATCCATTGTAAAGCTCCAGAATCTGGAGACTTTGTCTCTGGAACAAACCCTAATACAAGAGGTACCTtttgcaatcaacaagcttcaTAAGCTACGTTGTCTTTTAGCCTACTATTTTGACGACAACATGGATATCAGTCTTAATATTTTAAGAGGAGTTAAAATACATGGGAGCATTGGATGCTTAAAGGCACTGGGAAACCTACAGTACGTGGACGCAAATCTTGGAGGGGTCAAATTGGTTGAAGATTTGGGAAAGTTGAGCCAATTGAAGGATCTAGGCTTGGTAAACCTGACTAAGGAGACTGGAAGGGCCTTATGTACCTCTATTGAGAACATGAACAGCTTAACAGATCTATATGTAAGCTTGATCAATGAAGATGAGGTTGTTGATTTACAGCCGATTTCATCTCCACCTAAATGTCTTCGAAAGATCTCCATGAAGGGGCGTTTAGCCAAGTTGCCAGACTGGATTTCAGAACTTCAACACCTAGTCTCAATAAACTTTTATTGGACAAGGTTAAGTGACGATCCATTCAAAGCCTTTCAAAATCTTCCTAATCTAGCGGAGCTCATACTGGAAATGGAAGCGTACAATGGAGAGCAATTGCAAATTAGGAAAGGAGGATTTCCAAAACTCAAAGTGCTAGGGCTCGCAGATTTGACTGAATTGATTTCATTGAATATATACAAAGAAGCGTTACCCCTTCTTGAAAAATTGAGCATTGAACGTTGTCCACAACTAATGGAGGTACCCTCTGGTGTCCAACACCTGAGAAACCTTAGCGAATTGATATTTACAGATATGCCCAGTGAATTCGAACAAAGTTTGGATCCAAAGCAAGGGTCACATTATTGGATCATTGAGCATGTACCATTCATCTTCCTCCGTCACAAGGTTCACAAAGGTATTTTTGGCTATGAGACCCACAATCTCAGTTCTAAGTATTTGGAGAGATCAAAAGGGACAACAATCAACCAGGTTGATGTTACCAACAACAATAATGGCAATGATATCAATGCTTCAGACGATAAAGGTTAG